Proteins from a single region of Streptococcus oralis:
- a CDS encoding antigen I/II family LPXTG-anchored adhesin — protein MKNKKEVYGFRKSKVAKTLCGAVLGTALIAFADKAVFADEVTETTSTSTVEVATTGNPATNLPEAQGEMSQVAKESQAKAGSKDSALPVEVSSADLDKAVADAKSAGVKVVQDETKDKGTATTATENAQKQDEIKSDYAKQAEEVKTTTEAYKKEVAAHQAETDKINAENKAADDKYQKDLKSHQEEVEKINTANATAKAEYEAKLAQYQKDLATVKKANEDSQQDYQNKLSAYQTELARVQKANAEDKEAYDKAVKENTAKNAALQAENEAIKQRNATAKATYEAAMKQYEADLAAIKKAKEDNDADYQAKLATYQTELARVQRANAEAKEAYDKAVKENTAKNTAIQAENEAIKQRNVTAKSTYDAAVKKYEADLAAVKQANATNEADYQAKLAAYQTELARVQKANADAKATYEKAVEDNKAKNAALQAENEEIKQRNATAKTDYEAKVAKYEADLAKYKKELAEYPAKLQAYKDEQAKIKAALVELEKNKDQDGYLSKPSAQSLVYDLEPNAQLDLKTEGKLLTAAAVDEAFKKDTVQYGKKNLQLDNLNVKNLENGATASSVELYGNIGDKSDWTTNVGNKTEVKWGSVLLERGQSVTATYTNLQNSYYNGKKISKIVYKYTVDTASQFKNPSGKVWLGIFSDPTLGVFASAYTGDVEKGTSIFIKNEFTFYDENDQPINFDNALLSVASLNRENNSIEMAKDYTGNFIKISGSSVGEKDGKIYATETLNFKKDQGGSRWTMYPNGQPGSGWDSSDAPNSWYGAGAISMSGPTNHVTVGAISATLVVPSDPVMAVDTGKRPNIWYSLNGKIRAVNVPKITKEKPTPPVEPTAPQAPTYETEKPLEPAPVAPSYENEPTPPVKTPDQPEPSKPEEPTYETEKPLEPAPVAPNYENEPTPPVKTPDQPEPSKPEEPTYETEKPLEPAPVAPSYENEPTPPVKTPDQPEPSKPEEPNYDPLPTPPVAPTPKQLPTPPAVPTVHYHYNRLFAQPQINKEIKNEDGVDIDRTLVAKQSVVKFELKTEALTAGRPKTTSFVLVDPLPTGYQFDLEATKAASKGFETSYDKASHTVTFKATEETLAAFNADLTKSFETLYPTVVGRVLNDGATYTNNFTLTVNDAYGVKSNIVRVTTPGKPNDPDNPNNNYIKPLKVNKNKQGVNIDGKEVLAGSTNYYELTWDLDQYKGDKSSKEAIQNGFYYVDDYPEEALTLQPELVKIRDLEGNLVSGISVQQYDSLEAAPKKVQELLKKANITVKGAFQLFSADNPAEFYKNYVAAGKSLLITDPMTVKPEFGQTGGKYENKAYQIDFGNGYATEVVVNNVPKITPKKDVTISMDPSSDNIDGQTIPLNQYFNYRLIGGLIPQNHSEDLNDYSFVDDYDQKGDQYTGNYKVLAKVDIRLKDGRVIKAGTDLTAETQVEHDQDKGMITIRFKEEFLQEIQLDSPFQAETYIQMKRIAVGTFENTYVNTVNKVAYASNTVRTTTPEPKKPEEPTTPNPNPNPKGNPTLPQTGTNDSSYMPYLGLAALVGVLGLGQLKRKEDESK, from the coding sequence ATGAAAAATAAAAAAGAAGTCTATGGATTTCGTAAAAGCAAAGTTGCGAAAACTTTGTGTGGTGCTGTTTTAGGAACTGCTTTGATTGCTTTTGCAGACAAAGCAGTATTTGCTGATGAAGTTACAGAGACAACTAGTACAAGTACAGTTGAGGTAGCTACTACAGGAAACCCAGCTACAAATCTACCTGAAGCTCAGGGTGAAATGAGCCAAGTTGCAAAAGAAAGCCAAGCCAAGGCTGGTTCTAAAGACTCAGCTTTGCCAGTAGAAGTATCATCAGCTGATTTGGATAAAGCAGTTGCCGATGCAAAATCTGCAGGAGTTAAGGTAGTTCAAGATGAAACAAAAGACAAAGGAACCGCCACAACTGCTACAGAGAATGCTCAAAAACAAGATGAGATTAAAAGTGACTATGCTAAACAGGCTGAAGAAGTAAAGACAACGACTGAAGCATATAAAAAAGAAGTTGCAGCTCATCAAGCTGAAACAGATAAAATCAATGCTGAAAACAAAGCAGCGGATGACAAGTATCAAAAAGATCTAAAAAGTCATCAAGAAGAAGTTGAAAAAATCAACACTGCCAATGCAACAGCTAAAGCAGAATATGAGGCTAAGCTAGCACAATATCAAAAAGATTTAGCAACTGTCAAAAAAGCAAACGAAGATAGTCAACAGGATTATCAAAATAAACTTTCAGCTTACCAGACAGAATTAGCTCGAGTACAAAAAGCAAATGCTGAAGATAAAGAGGCTTATGATAAAGCAGTAAAAGAAAACACTGCAAAGAATGCAGCGCTTCAAGCTGAAAATGAAGCGATTAAACAACGTAATGCCACTGCAAAAGCAACTTATGAAGCGGCGATGAAGCAGTATGAAGCAGACCTTGCAGCTATTAAGAAAGCTAAAGAGGATAATGATGCTGATTATCAAGCTAAATTAGCAACTTATCAAACAGAGTTAGCTCGAGTACAAAGGGCTAATGCTGAAGCTAAAGAAGCTTATGATAAAGCAGTGAAAGAAAATACAGCTAAAAACACAGCAATTCAAGCTGAAAATGAAGCGATTAAGCAACGTAACGTCACTGCAAAATCGACTTATGACGCAGCGGTGAAGAAATACGAAGCAGATTTGGCGGCAGTTAAGCAAGCAAATGCTACCAATGAAGCAGACTACCAAGCTAAGCTAGCGGCTTATCAGACAGAATTAGCTCGCGTTCAAAAAGCAAATGCCGATGCAAAAGCAACTTACGAGAAGGCAGTTGAAGACAACAAGGCAAAAAATGCAGCGCTCCAAGCTGAAAATGAAGAAATCAAGCAACGCAATGCTACGGCTAAGACTGATTATGAAGCTAAAGTTGCGAAATATGAAGCAGATCTTGCCAAATATAAAAAAGAGTTGGCTGAGTATCCGGCTAAGTTGCAGGCTTATAAAGATGAGCAGGCCAAAATTAAGGCTGCATTGGTTGAACTTGAAAAAAACAAGGACCAAGACGGTTACTTGTCTAAGCCATCTGCTCAGAGCTTGGTTTACGATTTAGAACCGAATGCTCAACTTGATCTTAAAACGGAAGGAAAACTTCTCACAGCAGCAGCAGTTGATGAAGCCTTTAAGAAAGACACAGTCCAATATGGCAAGAAAAATCTTCAGTTAGACAATCTCAATGTCAAGAACTTGGAAAACGGTGCTACCGCTTCTTCGGTGGAATTGTATGGTAATATTGGAGACAAATCTGACTGGACCACCAATGTGGGGAATAAAACTGAAGTTAAATGGGGCTCTGTTCTTCTAGAACGTGGGCAAAGCGTAACTGCAACTTATACCAACCTTCAAAATTCCTACTACAATGGTAAAAAGATTTCCAAGATTGTTTACAAATATACTGTAGATACTGCTTCACAATTTAAAAATCCTAGTGGAAAAGTTTGGTTGGGAATCTTTAGTGACCCAACTTTGGGTGTCTTTGCTTCTGCTTACACTGGTGATGTTGAAAAAGGGACTTCAATTTTCATTAAAAATGAATTTACCTTCTATGATGAAAATGACCAACCAATTAATTTTGACAATGCCCTTCTTTCAGTTGCATCTCTAAATAGAGAAAATAATTCTATTGAGATGGCCAAGGATTACACTGGTAACTTTATTAAAATTTCCGGTTCATCTGTTGGAGAAAAAGACGGAAAGATTTATGCCACAGAAACCTTGAACTTTAAAAAAGACCAAGGTGGATCTCGTTGGACTATGTATCCAAATGGTCAACCTGGTTCAGGTTGGGATTCATCAGATGCACCAAACTCTTGGTACGGTGCGGGAGCTATTAGTATGTCTGGCCCTACGAATCATGTTACTGTTGGTGCTATTTCTGCTACCCTAGTAGTTCCTTCTGATCCAGTTATGGCGGTTGATACAGGTAAAAGACCAAACATCTGGTACTCACTCAATGGTAAAATTCGTGCGGTCAACGTTCCGAAAATTACAAAAGAAAAACCAACTCCGCCAGTAGAACCGACTGCTCCACAAGCACCTACTTATGAGACAGAGAAACCATTGGAACCAGCTCCAGTAGCACCAAGCTATGAAAACGAGCCAACACCACCGGTAAAAACTCCAGATCAACCAGAGCCATCAAAACCAGAAGAGCCAACATATGAGACAGAGAAACCATTGGAACCAGCTCCAGTAGCACCAAACTACGAAAATGAGCCAACTCCACCGGTAAAAACTCCGGATCAACCAGAGCCATCAAAACCAGAAGAGCCAACATATGAGACAGAGAAACCATTGGAACCAGCTCCAGTAGCACCAAGCTATGAAAATGAGCCAACTCCACCGGTAAAAACTCCAGATCAACCAGAGCCATCAAAACCAGAAGAGCCAAATTATGATCCATTGCCAACTCCGCCTGTAGCACCAACTCCTAAGCAGTTGCCAACACCACCAGCGGTGCCAACAGTTCACTATCATTACAATCGTCTATTTGCACAACCTCAGATTAATAAAGAAATTAAAAACGAGGATGGAGTAGATATCGATCGTACTCTAGTTGCTAAGCAGTCTGTAGTGAAGTTTGAGTTGAAAACAGAAGCTTTAACTGCAGGGCGTCCAAAAACAACTTCGTTTGTATTGGTAGATCCACTTCCAACTGGCTATCAGTTTGATTTGGAAGCAACCAAGGCTGCAAGCAAAGGTTTTGAAACAAGCTATGACAAAGCTAGTCACACTGTAACCTTTAAGGCTACTGAGGAGACCTTGGCTGCTTTCAATGCAGATTTGACAAAATCCTTTGAGACTCTATATCCAACTGTTGTTGGTCGTGTCTTGAATGATGGGGCGACTTATACAAATAACTTTACATTGACAGTCAACGATGCCTACGGTGTCAAGTCAAACATTGTTCGTGTAACGACTCCAGGTAAACCAAATGATCCTGACAATCCAAATAACAACTACATCAAGCCTTTGAAAGTTAACAAGAACAAGCAAGGTGTGAATATTGATGGCAAAGAAGTTCTAGCTGGTTCAACGAACTACTATGAACTCACATGGGATTTGGACCAATACAAGGGAGATAAATCTTCTAAAGAAGCAATTCAAAATGGTTTCTACTATGTGGATGATTATCCAGAAGAAGCCTTGACCCTTCAACCAGAATTGGTTAAGATCCGTGATCTAGAGGGCAACCTTGTATCAGGTATCAGTGTTCAACAATATGATAGTTTAGAAGCTGCTCCTAAGAAGGTTCAAGAGCTGTTGAAGAAAGCAAACATCACTGTTAAAGGTGCTTTCCAACTCTTCTCAGCTGATAATCCAGCCGAATTCTACAAGAACTATGTAGCAGCAGGAAAATCATTGTTAATCACAGATCCGATGACAGTTAAACCTGAATTTGGTCAAACGGGTGGTAAGTATGAAAATAAAGCCTACCAAATTGATTTTGGAAATGGCTATGCTACAGAAGTAGTTGTCAACAACGTACCGAAAATCACACCGAAAAAAGATGTGACAATCAGTATGGATCCAAGTAGTGACAATATCGATGGCCAAACAATTCCGTTGAACCAGTACTTCAATTATCGTTTGATTGGTGGTTTGATCCCACAAAATCATTCTGAGGACTTGAATGACTATAGTTTTGTAGATGATTATGACCAAAAAGGTGATCAATACACTGGAAACTATAAAGTTCTTGCCAAGGTTGATATCCGATTGAAAGACGGTCGTGTTATCAAGGCAGGAACAGACTTAACAGCTGAAACACAGGTTGAACATGATCAAGATAAGGGGATGATTACCATTCGCTTCAAGGAAGAATTCCTTCAAGAGATTCAGTTGGATTCTCCATTCCAGGCTGAAACTTATATTCAAATGAAACGAATTGCTGTCGGAACCTTTGAAAATACCTATGTAAATACTGTGAATAAAGTTGCTTACGCCTCAAACACAGTTCGTACGACAACGCCAGAACCTAAGAAACCAGAGGAGCCAACAACTCCTAATCCTAATCCAAATCCAAAAGGTAACCCTACTCTACCTCAAACAGGTACAAATGATTCAAGCTACATGCCGTATCTTGGTCTTGCAGCTTTAGTAGGAGTTTTAGGACTTGGTCAGTTGAAGCGTAAAGAAGACGAAAGCAAGTAA